The following are encoded together in the Aerococcus mictus genome:
- the ybeY gene encoding rRNA maturation RNase YbeY — MLSVLFKDKTGELSENQVNIILGVLDAAAKRLELNRETEMSATIVHDDEIHAINRDYRGKDRPTDVISFAINDESEGDSPIAEWPEDLPYELGDLIISLDTAKRQAEEYNHSLERELGFLACHGFLHLNGYDHIEPEDEKVMFGLQREILDAYGLKRE; from the coding sequence ATGTTATCTGTCTTATTCAAGGATAAAACAGGAGAACTAAGCGAAAATCAAGTTAATATTATATTAGGGGTCTTAGATGCAGCAGCAAAACGACTTGAGCTGAATCGAGAAACGGAAATGTCCGCGACTATTGTCCACGATGATGAAATCCACGCCATTAACCGGGATTACCGGGGGAAAGACCGGCCAACAGACGTGATTAGTTTTGCCATCAACGATGAAAGCGAAGGCGATAGTCCTATTGCTGAGTGGCCAGAAGATTTGCCTTATGAATTAGGAGATTTGATTATTTCTTTAGACACGGCTAAACGTCAGGCAGAGGAATATAATCATTCATTAGAACGGGAGCTAGGTTTTCTAGCTTGTCATGGTTTTTTGCATTTGAACGGTTATGACCATATCGAGCCAGAAGATGAAAAAGTAATGTTTGGCCTACAAAGAGAGATTTTGGATGCCTATGGACTCAAAAGAGAATAA
- a CDS encoding ABC transporter ATP-binding protein, which yields MSKQNLALEIKDISKKFGDFTANDHISFNVKQGEIHALLGENGAGKSTLMNILTGLLTPTSGEILINQEQVTVSSPAVAYEKGIGMVHQHFMLIDDFTVTENIMLGAEITQHGFLKKENSEKVVSELSEKYDLKVDPRAKIKDISVGMQQRVEILKLLYRDVDILILDEPTGVLTPQEITELIKTLRHLAAKGKAIILISHKLSEIKAAADRCTIIRRGKKIATVDVDEVSEQELADMMVGRKVQIHVNKEASQLGNEVLKIKDLVLEKRHQPILRGVNLNLFAGEILGIAGIDGNGQSELIDVLTGLSEATMGHIYLDGEEITHDNTRQIAEKGMGHIPEDRHKRGLILAMPISDNFILRNYYQKPFSKNLLMHSDAIENNAKDLVNKYHIAIPNISAKASQLSGGNQQKIVIARELENHPKVLIAAQPTRGLDIGAVEEVHERLLEERRKGKAILLVSQELDELMSLSDRIAVIHQGQITGIVDSQETNETELGLLMAGESIDKLEKVGENGE from the coding sequence GTGTCAAAACAGAATTTAGCATTAGAAATTAAAGATATCAGTAAAAAATTTGGCGATTTTACTGCAAATGATCATATTTCCTTTAATGTTAAGCAAGGTGAAATTCATGCTTTATTGGGCGAAAATGGGGCAGGGAAATCGACCTTGATGAATATTTTGACAGGTTTATTGACCCCAACTAGTGGTGAGATTCTTATCAACCAAGAACAGGTGACGGTTAGCTCACCAGCAGTTGCCTATGAAAAGGGAATCGGCATGGTTCACCAACACTTCATGCTTATTGATGATTTTACTGTGACTGAAAATATTATGCTGGGTGCTGAAATCACCCAGCATGGCTTTTTAAAGAAAGAGAATAGTGAAAAAGTTGTCAGTGAACTCAGTGAGAAGTATGATTTAAAAGTTGACCCAAGAGCGAAAATTAAAGATATCTCTGTAGGTATGCAACAAAGAGTTGAAATATTAAAATTACTCTACCGGGATGTTGATATTCTGATATTAGATGAACCGACTGGTGTCTTAACCCCGCAAGAGATCACTGAATTGATAAAAACTTTACGTCATTTAGCGGCTAAAGGAAAAGCAATTATTCTTATTTCTCATAAGTTAAGTGAAATCAAGGCTGCTGCAGACCGTTGCACCATTATTCGTCGTGGTAAAAAAATTGCCACCGTTGATGTGGACGAGGTCAGTGAACAAGAACTCGCCGATATGATGGTAGGTCGTAAGGTGCAAATCCATGTAAATAAAGAAGCTTCCCAGCTAGGTAATGAAGTCCTAAAGATAAAAGATCTGGTCCTGGAAAAACGTCATCAACCGATCCTAAGAGGGGTCAATTTAAACTTGTTTGCGGGAGAGATACTGGGGATCGCTGGTATTGATGGTAATGGTCAAAGTGAATTGATCGATGTTTTAACCGGATTAAGTGAAGCGACTATGGGACATATTTATTTAGATGGAGAAGAAATTACCCATGATAATACTCGCCAGATCGCTGAAAAGGGGATGGGACATATTCCTGAAGATCGCCATAAACGCGGCTTAATCTTAGCAATGCCTATTTCTGATAACTTTATATTACGTAATTACTATCAAAAGCCCTTTAGTAAAAATTTGTTAATGCACTCTGATGCGATTGAAAATAACGCTAAAGACCTAGTCAATAAGTACCATATTGCTATTCCAAATATTTCAGCAAAGGCTAGTCAGTTATCTGGAGGAAACCAACAGAAAATTGTTATTGCCCGTGAACTTGAAAACCACCCCAAAGTCTTGATTGCTGCTCAGCCTACTCGAGGATTAGATATTGGTGCGGTTGAAGAGGTTCATGAAAGATTATTGGAAGAGAGACGTAAAGGCAAGGCTATTCTCTTAGTTAGCCAAGAATTGGATGAGTTGATGTCTTTATCTGATCGTATTGCTGTTATTCACCAGGGACAAATTACCGGTATTGTGGATAGTCAGGAGACCAACGAAACCGAGTTAGGTTTATTGATGGCTGGAGAATCAATTGACAAATTAGAAAAAGTAGGTGAGAACGGTGAATAA
- a CDS encoding GatB/YqeY domain-containing protein — MAKIDQLNQDMKEAMKAKDKFRLSVIRMLKGALQKAEIDKEEALTDDEELSILSRELKQRKDSVNEFHEAGRDDLADQTAKEIEIVENYLPKQLSEEEITQAVKEVIDQVGASSMKDFGKVMGTAVAKLKGQADGNQIQKVAKSLLS, encoded by the coding sequence ATGGCAAAAATTGATCAATTAAATCAAGATATGAAAGAAGCCATGAAAGCTAAAGATAAATTCCGTTTATCCGTTATTCGCATGTTAAAGGGCGCTTTACAAAAAGCCGAAATTGACAAAGAAGAAGCGTTAACGGATGATGAAGAACTAAGCATCTTATCTAGAGAATTGAAACAAAGAAAAGATTCTGTGAATGAATTTCATGAAGCTGGAAGAGATGACTTAGCTGACCAAACCGCTAAAGAAATAGAAATCGTTGAAAACTACCTACCAAAACAACTTTCTGAAGAAGAAATTACCCAAGCAGTTAAGGAAGTTATTGATCAAGTAGGTGCCAGTTCAATGAAAGACTTCGGAAAAGTTATGGGAACAGCCGTAGCTAAACTGAAAGGTCAAGCGGATGGTAATCAAATTCAAAAAGTAGCAAAATCCTTGCTATCATAA
- the rpsU gene encoding 30S ribosomal protein S21 has protein sequence MSKTVVRKNESIDDALRRFKRSVSKSGTLREARKREYYEKPSVRRKKKSEAARKRKF, from the coding sequence ATGTCAAAGACTGTAGTTCGTAAAAACGAATCTATTGATGACGCTCTTCGTCGCTTTAAACGCTCGGTTTCAAAATCCGGCACCTTACGTGAAGCACGCAAACGTGAATATTATGAAAAACCATCAGTTCGCCGTAAGAAAAAATCGGAAGCTGCTCGTAAACGTAAATTCTAA
- the recO gene encoding DNA repair protein RecO gives MTINQATFPGIVLYQRPYKEKDLLVKIFTQPYGKRMFFVRNIHKPNNVLKQPSFAFVRAEYIGTINDRGFSFLKEVKSMTFPKHTMSDLEAMAYASYLCHLVDASMPDREVDQVLFTQLEQALDKIETGFNPAIIANILEVQLLAKFGVMPQLHACQICQEDQGIFDFSVAFDGLLCQKHFDRDPRRLHWPARAAHFIKLFSQINFSKLQSIQLNSQSQAMIRRAIDDLYDEYVGLHLKSKSFIDKLANFSNPLD, from the coding sequence ATGACCATCAATCAAGCTACTTTTCCGGGGATTGTTCTCTATCAAAGGCCCTATAAGGAAAAAGATTTGCTGGTTAAGATTTTTACTCAACCCTATGGCAAGCGCATGTTTTTTGTTCGTAATATTCATAAACCTAACAATGTGTTAAAGCAACCTAGCTTTGCCTTTGTTCGGGCGGAATATATTGGTACGATCAATGACCGGGGTTTTTCCTTTCTTAAAGAAGTCAAATCGATGACTTTTCCCAAGCATACCATGAGTGATTTAGAAGCGATGGCTTATGCCAGCTATCTCTGCCATTTAGTGGACGCCTCTATGCCGGATAGAGAAGTCGACCAGGTACTCTTTACTCAACTTGAACAGGCCTTAGATAAGATTGAAACAGGCTTTAATCCTGCCATCATTGCTAATATTTTAGAAGTTCAGCTCTTGGCTAAATTTGGGGTCATGCCCCAATTGCATGCCTGTCAAATTTGTCAAGAGGACCAGGGAATTTTTGATTTTTCCGTTGCTTTTGATGGGCTATTGTGCCAAAAGCATTTCGATAGGGATCCTAGAAGACTCCATTGGCCGGCCCGGGCGGCACATTTCATCAAACTGTTCAGTCAAATCAACTTTTCCAAATTACAAAGCATTCAGTTAAATAGCCAAAGTCAAGCCATGATTCGCCGAGCAATCGATGATTTATATGATGAATATGTGGGCTTGCACCTGAAAAGCA
- a CDS encoding ABC transporter permease has protein sequence MNNSKKMSYALIISLLSIVLGFFVGALIMLFFGYNPILAYQAMIGKVITGPYFLGEAFREATVLTFTGLSFALAAKANFFNIGIPGQYLLGWIASVWFALANPDLPRIALVPLCFLVGALAGGFWGCLVGAFKAWRGSNEVITTIMLNYIALYLTNWIIRGPLGSQLKTPEMTENASLSLKWLSELSNGSRLNLGIFIAFIFMVLYHLYINKTIKGFETRSIGLNPEASRYAGMSIKENIILTMTLSGLCAGVGGVITGLGTFQGITIQGTLPSEGFNGIAVALLGMNHPLGIFLSALLFGILNVGSRFMPNSAGVPDEMAQVVIACIIFFVGTAYIVDWAKNKLQALKQAKGKE, from the coding sequence GTGAATAATAGTAAAAAGATGTCCTATGCCTTAATTATTTCCTTGTTATCGATTGTTCTAGGATTTTTTGTTGGGGCTTTAATTATGCTGTTCTTCGGTTACAATCCGATCCTTGCTTACCAAGCGATGATCGGGAAGGTGATCACTGGTCCTTATTTCTTAGGAGAGGCCTTTCGTGAAGCGACCGTTTTAACTTTTACTGGTTTATCATTTGCTCTAGCTGCTAAGGCTAATTTTTTTAACATTGGTATTCCAGGTCAGTACTTATTAGGTTGGATTGCTTCCGTTTGGTTTGCCTTAGCCAACCCCGATTTACCGCGAATAGCCCTAGTCCCACTTTGCTTTCTAGTAGGAGCTTTAGCTGGAGGTTTTTGGGGATGTTTAGTAGGTGCTTTCAAAGCTTGGCGTGGTAGTAACGAAGTGATCACTACCATCATGCTGAATTATATTGCCCTTTATCTTACCAACTGGATTATCAGAGGTCCTTTGGGAAGCCAATTGAAAACACCGGAAATGACTGAAAATGCCAGTTTATCTTTAAAATGGCTCAGTGAATTAAGTAATGGCTCACGGTTAAATCTAGGAATATTTATTGCCTTTATTTTTATGGTTTTATACCACTTATATATAAATAAAACTATAAAAGGGTTTGAAACCCGGTCGATTGGCCTAAATCCGGAAGCCAGTCGTTACGCCGGAATGTCAATTAAAGAAAATATTATCTTAACCATGACTTTATCTGGCCTATGTGCAGGTGTTGGTGGTGTAATTACTGGCTTAGGGACTTTTCAAGGGATAACGATTCAAGGAACACTTCCTAGTGAAGGGTTTAATGGTATTGCTGTTGCTCTGTTAGGAATGAATCATCCACTAGGCATTTTCCTATCAGCTTTACTCTTTGGCATTCTAAATGTGGGATCGCGTTTTATGCCCAATAGTGCAGGGGTTCCTGATGAAATGGCCCAAGTGGTCATCGCATGTATAATCTTTTTTGTTGGGACAGCCTACATTGTTGATTGGGCAAAAAATAAGTTGCAAGCCCTTAAACAAGCCAAAGGAAAGGAGTAG
- the era gene encoding GTPase Era, giving the protein MFNQNNYHSGFVAIVGRPNVGKSTLLNHIIGQKVAIMSDKAQTTRNKIHAIYTTDEVQIVFIDTPGIHKPKHELGEYMVKSAYSALDEVEVILMLVNSTEKIGPGDRFIMEKIAAYDTPKILAVNKTDQLDKEDLAAYLESIPNKDIFDQIIPLSALTGDNVDQLLKELTKEMPLGPQYYPEDQVTDHPEYFVVSEMIREQILQLTREEIPHSVAVTVDKMQKDEYNKVHIYANIIVERKSQKGIIIGKNGSMIKKIGSNARREIETLLGSKAFLELWVKVQPHWRDKRNLLNDFGYRPKTDY; this is encoded by the coding sequence GTGTTCAATCAAAATAATTATCATTCAGGCTTTGTAGCCATTGTAGGACGTCCCAATGTGGGGAAATCGACCCTACTTAACCATATTATTGGTCAAAAAGTAGCCATTATGAGTGACAAGGCCCAGACTACCCGCAACAAAATCCATGCCATTTATACCACCGATGAGGTCCAAATTGTCTTTATCGATACCCCAGGAATTCACAAACCTAAGCATGAATTAGGGGAATACATGGTTAAAAGTGCCTATTCTGCATTGGATGAGGTTGAAGTCATTTTAATGCTTGTCAATTCCACTGAAAAAATTGGCCCAGGTGACCGTTTCATTATGGAAAAAATTGCTGCTTACGATACGCCCAAGATCTTAGCAGTGAATAAAACCGACCAATTAGACAAGGAAGACTTGGCGGCTTATTTAGAAAGTATCCCAAATAAGGATATCTTTGATCAAATTATTCCCTTATCTGCTTTAACAGGGGATAATGTGGACCAATTGCTCAAGGAGTTAACCAAGGAAATGCCACTTGGTCCGCAATATTACCCTGAAGATCAAGTCACTGACCACCCTGAATATTTTGTTGTCAGTGAAATGATTCGGGAACAAATTTTGCAATTAACCCGAGAAGAAATTCCCCATTCGGTAGCGGTAACCGTAGACAAAATGCAAAAAGATGAGTATAACAAAGTCCATATTTATGCCAATATTATTGTTGAGCGAAAGAGCCAAAAGGGCATCATTATCGGAAAAAATGGTTCAATGATTAAGAAAATTGGATCCAATGCCCGTCGTGAGATAGAGACCTTGCTCGGTTCTAAGGCCTTTCTGGAATTGTGGGTAAAAGTCCAACCCCATTGGCGTGATAAACGTAATTTGCTCAATGATTTTGGCTACCGCCCAAAAACTGATTACTAA
- a CDS encoding nucleoside hydrolase: MRQIYFNHDGAVDDLVALFLLSQAKDIEILGVGVVPGDCYLEPALSASEKILNRFAPGKAIKIAPSVARPKNPFPKEWREHAFTVDALPVLNEYEISQKLIVDQAAHLQLVDILKSADQAIDLVFTGPLSDLALALDTDSSIATKINKLYWMGGAFQAKGNVLEPEHDGSAEWNAFWDPEAVERVFQEAFPIDIVALESTEKVPLTIPIRQAWAKERKNLGIDFLGNCYALVPPLVHQVSNSTYYLWDVLTAISYIDPSLTKKHALKAKVATKGINQGQTYEDENGRLVDVGYDVKHAEFFQTIFNLAWQ; encoded by the coding sequence ATGCGACAAATATATTTTAATCACGACGGTGCAGTTGATGATTTAGTAGCATTATTTTTATTAAGTCAGGCTAAAGATATTGAAATCCTAGGTGTGGGTGTGGTTCCAGGTGATTGCTATTTAGAACCTGCTTTATCTGCTTCTGAAAAGATCCTGAACCGTTTTGCGCCAGGTAAAGCAATCAAAATCGCTCCCTCAGTGGCTCGACCTAAGAATCCTTTTCCTAAGGAATGGCGTGAACATGCCTTTACTGTAGATGCCTTACCCGTTTTAAATGAATATGAAATCAGTCAAAAATTAATAGTTGATCAAGCAGCCCACTTGCAACTGGTTGATATTCTTAAATCCGCTGACCAAGCTATTGACCTGGTCTTTACAGGTCCTTTGTCTGACTTAGCGCTAGCACTAGATACTGATTCAAGTATTGCTACTAAAATTAATAAATTATATTGGATGGGCGGCGCCTTTCAAGCAAAGGGTAATGTCCTCGAACCTGAACATGATGGTTCAGCTGAATGGAATGCTTTTTGGGATCCAGAGGCAGTCGAACGGGTATTTCAAGAAGCATTCCCTATTGATATCGTTGCCTTAGAAAGTACCGAAAAGGTGCCACTAACAATACCGATACGTCAGGCTTGGGCTAAAGAACGGAAAAATTTAGGGATAGATTTTCTAGGTAACTGCTATGCCTTAGTGCCACCATTAGTTCACCAAGTCTCAAATTCGACTTATTATCTTTGGGATGTGTTGACAGCCATTTCCTATATTGATCCTTCATTGACAAAGAAGCATGCCTTAAAGGCCAAGGTCGCCACCAAGGGGATTAATCAAGGGCAGACCTATGAGGACGAAAATGGTCGTTTAGTCGATGTGGGTTATGATGTCAAACATGCGGAATTTTTCCAAACAATTTTTAATTTAGCTTGGCAATAA
- a CDS encoding diacylglycerol kinase family protein, with protein MPMDSKENKELKEDYKNKRFKNRSFIRSLGFASEGIVFTFKHERNFRFQTASLFLVVCLALLLKIKRLEFIILLFCCLMVMACEMINTCFEWMVDLTTNYQYHPIAKHIKDVAAGLVLLTSIFSVVIGIIIFTPYLLALLF; from the coding sequence ATGCCTATGGACTCAAAAGAGAATAAAGAGCTCAAGGAAGACTATAAGAATAAGCGCTTCAAAAACCGGTCTTTTATTCGGTCACTCGGCTTTGCTAGTGAAGGAATCGTATTCACCTTTAAACATGAACGTAATTTTCGATTCCAAACCGCCTCACTGTTTTTAGTGGTTTGTTTAGCACTCTTGCTCAAAATTAAGCGCTTAGAATTTATCATTTTGCTTTTTTGTTGTCTTATGGTTATGGCTTGTGAAATGATTAATACTTGTTTTGAATGGATGGTCGATTTAACTACCAACTACCAATATCATCCGATTGCAAAACATATTAAGGATGTGGCTGCTGGTTTAGTCTTGCTCACATCTATTTTTTCGGTAGTGATTGGTATAATTATTTTCACGCCTTATCTATTAGCACTTCTCTTTTAA
- a CDS encoding BMP family lipoprotein, whose protein sequence is MFGKKVKTLVIGALAGLALAGCQGQNAGTSGSSTSDKSASDEYRIAMVTDGNGIDDRSFNQSAWEGMEKWAKDHGFSENARSFYQSHSEADFIPNLSTATADNYNIVFGIGSFMVEPIQKIAETNPDQHYGLVDGQVDLPNVVSLSFKDNESAYLAGVAAAKSTKKDKVGFIGGMKIPGIERFEAGFKQGVKDTKPEVEVDVQYADSFGDAARGQQISSSMYQNGIDIIFTAAGQTGNGAFTETRNRLENGEKGLWIIGCDRDQSSEGEWSQGNFTLASTLKLIGTTIAKVTDQSMSGDFPGGQSQFNGVKEGAVDLVDTNLDEEAKTAVNEAREGIKSDKITVPEKLADLK, encoded by the coding sequence ATGTTCGGAAAGAAAGTTAAAACTTTAGTTATTGGTGCTTTAGCAGGTTTAGCGCTTGCTGGTTGTCAAGGTCAAAATGCCGGTACCAGTGGATCTTCGACTAGTGACAAATCAGCTAGTGATGAATATCGTATTGCCATGGTTACTGATGGGAATGGGATAGATGACCGCTCCTTCAACCAGTCAGCTTGGGAAGGAATGGAAAAATGGGCCAAGGATCATGGCTTTTCTGAAAATGCGCGTTCATTTTATCAATCACATTCAGAAGCAGATTTCATTCCTAACTTATCGACTGCAACAGCTGATAATTATAATATCGTATTTGGTATTGGCTCTTTTATGGTTGAGCCAATCCAAAAAATAGCAGAAACCAATCCTGACCAACACTATGGCTTAGTCGATGGACAAGTTGATCTGCCTAATGTGGTTTCATTATCCTTTAAAGATAACGAATCGGCTTATTTAGCTGGTGTCGCCGCTGCAAAATCGACTAAGAAAGATAAAGTTGGATTTATTGGCGGTATGAAAATTCCAGGCATTGAACGTTTTGAAGCTGGTTTTAAGCAAGGGGTAAAGGATACTAAGCCTGAAGTTGAGGTTGATGTTCAATATGCGGATTCCTTTGGCGATGCTGCCCGTGGTCAACAAATTTCTTCTTCAATGTATCAAAACGGCATTGATATCATCTTTACAGCCGCAGGACAAACCGGTAACGGTGCCTTTACTGAAACCCGCAATCGCTTGGAAAATGGGGAAAAGGGCCTTTGGATTATTGGTTGTGACCGTGACCAATCGAGTGAAGGAGAATGGTCTCAAGGTAACTTTACCCTTGCTTCTACCTTAAAACTCATCGGTACGACAATCGCTAAGGTTACTGACCAATCCATGTCAGGAGACTTCCCTGGTGGACAAAGTCAATTTAATGGTGTTAAAGAAGGTGCAGTTGACTTAGTAGATACTAACTTAGATGAAGAAGCTAAGACAGCTGTTAATGAAGCGCGTGAAGGCATCAAGAGCGATAAAATTACCGTACCTGAAAAGCTTGCTGATTTAAAATAG
- a CDS encoding ABC transporter permease: protein MSFIDMLQLLVSNALLYAAPLILTAIGGTFSERSGVVNIGLEGIMVIGAFSGALSNFFLAPQFGSWSPWISLIIAGLFGLIYSALHAVATIHLRADHTISGTVLNLAAPALTVFLCRALTGSAQTGPLAVPFINRTFTFLSKIPLIGPILFVNTPPVAWFSFFFALIAWLVLFKTRFGLRLRSVGESPLTAESLGINVYAMKYAGVLISGFLGGIGGAIQSQAIANEFAVTTISGQGYMALAAMIFGHWHPIGATLSAVFFGLAQALGYASNYIPGLSGIPDLWLQILPYLITLVTVVFFIGKSVGPKANGVTYVKSK, encoded by the coding sequence ATGTCATTCATTGATATGCTACAATTATTAGTTTCTAATGCTTTGTTATACGCAGCCCCTTTAATCTTGACAGCCATTGGCGGTACTTTTTCTGAGAGATCCGGTGTAGTGAACATTGGTTTAGAGGGGATTATGGTCATTGGTGCTTTTTCTGGTGCCTTATCGAATTTCTTCCTAGCCCCTCAATTTGGCTCTTGGTCCCCGTGGATTTCCTTAATCATCGCCGGATTATTTGGCCTGATTTATTCTGCTCTCCATGCAGTAGCGACTATTCATTTGCGTGCTGACCACACCATATCAGGAACGGTGTTAAATCTAGCTGCTCCAGCCTTAACGGTCTTTTTATGCCGGGCGCTTACAGGGTCAGCACAAACCGGACCTTTGGCTGTCCCTTTTATTAATCGAACGTTTACATTCCTCAGTAAAATCCCCCTAATCGGACCGATTCTTTTTGTGAATACTCCCCCAGTTGCCTGGTTTAGTTTTTTCTTCGCGCTAATCGCTTGGCTAGTTTTATTTAAGACTCGCTTCGGTTTACGTTTACGTTCAGTAGGGGAGTCTCCTCTAACCGCTGAAAGCTTAGGGATAAATGTTTACGCGATGAAGTATGCTGGAGTTTTGATTTCAGGTTTTCTGGGAGGCATCGGTGGTGCTATCCAGTCTCAGGCGATTGCTAATGAGTTTGCTGTGACGACCATTTCTGGTCAAGGTTATATGGCTTTAGCAGCCATGATTTTTGGACATTGGCATCCGATTGGTGCGACTCTCTCAGCGGTGTTTTTTGGACTTGCCCAAGCTTTAGGCTATGCAAGTAACTATATTCCGGGATTATCAGGAATTCCAGACCTTTGGTTGCAAATATTACCTTATTTAATTACCTTAGTGACAGTGGTTTTCTTTATAGGTAAATCGGTTGGGCCTAAAGCTAATGGAGTAACCTATGTAAAGAGTAAATAA
- a CDS encoding PhoH family protein, translating to MLLTQSLTTKTIQLKDPAIALTLYGIHDRHLRLIEESYTLQINARGDKLELIGASDTIETVAEIIQSLEVLINKGKTIGERDIITAIKMANNGQLDTFIDLYDQAIGKSYDGKIIQPKTFGQKQYIDAIKANPLTFGIGPAGTGKTFLAVVMAVSALKKGQVKRIILTRPAVEAGESLGFLPGDLKEKVDPYLRPIYDALYTIYGADHTERLLERGVIEIAPLAYMRGRTLDDAFVILDEAQNTTKAQMKMFLTRLGFGSKMIVNGDKTQIDLPRGIKSGLTDAENIIKGVDNIRFVYFDTDDVVRHPVVSAIIKAYDKEAEQRKHGGE from the coding sequence TTGCTTTTGACACAGTCACTGACTACTAAGACCATTCAATTAAAGGATCCAGCGATAGCTCTAACTTTATATGGAATCCATGACCGGCATTTGCGTTTGATCGAAGAATCCTATACTTTACAAATCAATGCTCGTGGTGATAAATTAGAACTCATTGGCGCTAGTGATACGATTGAAACAGTAGCAGAAATTATTCAATCTCTTGAAGTATTGATCAATAAGGGCAAAACGATTGGAGAACGTGACATTATTACAGCCATCAAAATGGCTAATAATGGTCAACTCGATACTTTTATCGACTTATATGACCAGGCAATTGGGAAAAGCTATGATGGCAAGATTATCCAACCTAAAACTTTTGGGCAAAAACAATATATTGATGCTATTAAGGCTAACCCACTAACATTTGGTATCGGACCTGCCGGAACGGGGAAAACCTTTTTAGCAGTAGTTATGGCCGTTTCTGCCTTAAAAAAGGGCCAGGTTAAACGTATTATACTCACCCGTCCTGCAGTTGAAGCTGGTGAGAGTTTGGGTTTCCTACCAGGGGATTTAAAAGAAAAAGTTGATCCTTACCTTAGACCTATCTATGATGCCCTATATACTATCTATGGTGCTGACCATACTGAACGATTGTTGGAGCGAGGGGTCATTGAAATTGCTCCCTTAGCTTATATGCGCGGTAGGACCTTAGATGATGCTTTTGTGATTTTAGACGAAGCACAAAACACGACTAAGGCGCAAATGAAAATGTTCTTGACTCGTTTAGGTTTCGGGTCAAAAATGATTGTCAACGGCGATAAAACTCAAATCGATCTCCCTAGAGGAATAAAGTCAGGACTTACTGATGCCGAAAACATTATCAAGGGTGTTGATAACATCCGTTTTGTCTATTTTGATACCGATGATGTCGTCAGACATCCAGTGGTTTCAGCAATTATTAAAGCCTATGATAAAGAAGCTGAACAAAGGAAACATGGAGGTGAATAG